Proteins found in one Halobaculum sp. MBLA0147 genomic segment:
- a CDS encoding DUF5821 family protein: protein MSAGFVPDGPGETVSELFAETDGVVYLTNATADDVEELVDAAEAFDGDLPTLRVLGIGEELRKVRRDFLVASRAADLVDEGYLALGEREPTQNTTVLVSESSLYAPVHVDTARGTLLTDDAEFVAETYEWCERNWERAESFDLRTPPLSVVRDTMDAEFRPDAREDFDRVLDGAAEARDTTELDEVVASLLVAAKHELLHYDVSKWGEDIGLASKATFSRKKGKLEEMGVITTEKETLEMGRPRQRLVLTDDYREEVDRNGLSTLLANVVY, encoded by the coding sequence ATGAGTGCAGGATTCGTTCCAGACGGCCCGGGGGAGACGGTCTCGGAGTTGTTCGCGGAGACGGACGGCGTCGTGTACCTGACGAACGCGACTGCAGACGACGTGGAGGAGTTGGTCGACGCCGCGGAGGCGTTCGACGGTGACCTCCCGACGCTGCGCGTGCTCGGAATCGGCGAGGAGCTCCGGAAGGTCCGGCGTGACTTCCTCGTCGCTTCGCGTGCGGCCGACCTCGTCGACGAGGGGTACCTCGCGCTCGGCGAGCGCGAGCCGACGCAGAACACGACGGTGCTCGTCTCGGAGTCGTCGCTGTACGCGCCGGTCCACGTCGACACCGCACGCGGGACGTTGCTCACCGACGACGCGGAGTTCGTCGCGGAGACGTACGAGTGGTGTGAGCGCAACTGGGAGCGTGCGGAGTCGTTCGACCTCCGGACGCCCCCGTTGTCGGTGGTTCGCGACACGATGGACGCGGAGTTCCGGCCGGACGCTCGCGAGGACTTCGACCGCGTGTTGGACGGCGCCGCCGAGGCGCGCGACACCACGGAGTTGGACGAGGTGGTGGCGTCGCTCCTCGTCGCCGCCAAACACGAACTGCTCCACTACGACGTGAGCAAGTGGGGTGAGGACATCGGCCTCGCCTCGAAGGCCACCTTCTCCCGCAAGAAGGGGAAGTTGGAGGAGATGGGCGTCATCACCACGGAGAAGGAGACGCTGGAGATGGGACGCCCCCGCCAGCGGCTCGTGCTCACGGACGACTACCGCGAGGAGGTCGACCGCAACGGACTCTCGACCCTCCTGGCGAACGTCGTCTACTGA
- a CDS encoding DUF5783 family protein translates to MAEFDPEKFEDKYAHYFTELQRAYKDAFETMNGTYDSELIHGIDQQILNESEPFYDEETGTFRVKLPDEPTERLTAVVVDDEKLEATLDRYVAEIETQLYDVFGLEPPADE, encoded by the coding sequence ATGGCCGAGTTCGACCCGGAGAAGTTCGAGGACAAGTACGCCCACTACTTCACGGAGCTCCAGCGTGCGTACAAGGACGCCTTCGAGACGATGAACGGGACGTACGACTCCGAGTTGATCCACGGGATCGACCAGCAGATCTTGAACGAGTCCGAGCCGTTCTACGACGAGGAGACCGGCACCTTCCGCGTCAAGTTACCCGACGAGCCGACCGAGCGACTGACCGCCGTCGTCGTCGACGACGAGAAGCTGGAGGCGACACTCGACCGCTACGTCGCGGAGATCGAGACACAGCTGTACGACGTGTTCGGCCTCGAACCGCCTGCCGACGAGTGA
- a CDS encoding MFS transporter: MSRLDRIAVVLAASNRFAAGILMGTGLAFYVGEAGGSASLVGAVTTAYFLGMMLLSPVWGAIADVTGRRRLVLLVTGLAATAAVLPLLVVPGLDSTVSLAPLPVSIPGVYLPIGVRGLYAVFAVGFSPVMLAVASEKGGDDGRGQSLGFFNSARAVGFTGGQLAVGFLLGVLAPDGLYLVIAAASLVSTVAAVFVTDPTPTPDEPPSARRIVAEVRRRLFPAAADRQHFSRKGLGWLYVALALRNTTVIGVMGLMPVYLPSRLGLTEFQMGALLAINPAAQAVFMLVFGRLTDRVGRKPLIVGGMAGSGLFAVLAASAALVPGTVARLAVGAVAFLVIAAAFSAMTTGALAFIGDVAPPDRESELMGLRSTAKGVGGVVGPLVLGGVATATSYEVAFGVGSGLAVVAAGLAAVALTESRPASLGGPAPAPGDD; this comes from the coding sequence GTGAGTCGTCTCGATCGGATCGCAGTCGTGTTGGCCGCGTCGAACCGGTTCGCCGCCGGCATCCTGATGGGGACGGGACTGGCCTTCTACGTCGGCGAGGCCGGCGGCTCGGCGTCGCTCGTGGGCGCGGTGACGACCGCCTACTTCCTGGGGATGATGCTGCTGTCGCCCGTCTGGGGTGCGATCGCGGACGTGACGGGCCGACGGCGGCTGGTGTTGCTCGTGACCGGGCTCGCCGCGACCGCCGCAGTGTTGCCGCTGTTGGTCGTGCCGGGGTTGGACAGTACCGTCTCGCTGGCGCCGCTGCCGGTCTCGATTCCGGGCGTGTACCTCCCGATCGGCGTCCGCGGGCTGTACGCGGTGTTCGCGGTCGGGTTCTCCCCGGTGATGCTCGCCGTCGCCAGCGAGAAGGGTGGCGACGACGGCCGCGGGCAGTCGCTCGGCTTCTTCAACTCCGCGCGAGCGGTCGGGTTCACCGGCGGGCAGTTGGCCGTCGGGTTCCTGCTCGGGGTGCTCGCGCCGGACGGCCTCTACCTCGTGATCGCCGCCGCGTCGCTCGTCTCGACGGTCGCGGCGGTGTTCGTCACCGACCCGACGCCGACCCCCGACGAGCCACCGAGCGCGCGCCGGATCGTCGCGGAGGTGCGTCGCCGACTCTTCCCCGCGGCGGCGGACCGGCAACACTTCTCTCGGAAGGGACTCGGGTGGCTGTACGTCGCGCTCGCGCTGCGGAACACGACCGTCATCGGCGTGATGGGGTTGATGCCGGTGTACCTCCCGAGTCGCCTCGGGTTGACCGAGTTCCAGATGGGTGCGCTGTTGGCGATCAACCCGGCGGCACAGGCGGTGTTCATGCTCGTGTTCGGCCGGCTGACGGATCGTGTCGGTCGGAAGCCGCTGATCGTCGGCGGGATGGCCGGCTCGGGACTGTTCGCAGTGCTGGCGGCGAGTGCCGCGCTCGTCCCCGGCACCGTCGCACGACTGGCGGTCGGGGCCGTCGCCTTCCTGGTGATCGCGGCCGCGTTCTCCGCGATGACGACCGGCGCGCTCGCGTTCATCGGCGACGTGGCACCGCCGGACAGGGAGTCGGAGCTGATGGGACTGCGCTCGACCGCGAAGGGCGTCGGCGGAGTCGTCGGTCCGCTGGTGCTCGGTGGGGTGGCGACCGCGACGAGTTACGAGGTGGCGTTCGGCGTCGGGAGCGGGCTCGCCGTCGTCGCCGCCGGGCTCGCCGCCGTCGCGCTCACGGAGAGTCGCCCGGCGAGTCTCGGCGGACCCGCTCCGGCACCCGGCGACGACTGA
- a CDS encoding SMI1/KNR4 family protein codes for MTVDHYLGRRVVRRLVEAGVAEWDDFAGCSRDEVGDVERTFGVEFPETYRSCLRQFGRESGPLFVGEDVTVDTLPAQREYAEQRLEDWGLDFVFGDTHFVFLGHQGYSFQFFDTSAGDDPPVYSLLPDEEPTRDADSFSTWVLEEADRVVRVETGSTRGFDV; via the coding sequence ATGACGGTCGACCACTATCTGGGCCGACGGGTAGTCCGACGCCTCGTCGAGGCGGGAGTCGCAGAGTGGGACGACTTCGCCGGCTGTTCACGGGACGAAGTCGGAGACGTAGAGCGAACGTTCGGTGTCGAGTTCCCCGAGACGTACCGGTCCTGTCTTCGACAGTTCGGGCGTGAGTCGGGGCCGCTCTTCGTCGGCGAAGACGTCACCGTCGACACGCTACCCGCCCAACGAGAGTACGCGGAGCAGCGACTGGAAGACTGGGGGCTGGACTTCGTGTTCGGGGACACACACTTCGTCTTCCTCGGCCACCAGGGCTACTCGTTCCAGTTCTTCGACACGAGTGCCGGAGACGACCCACCCGTCTACTCGCTGTTGCCGGACGAGGAACCGACGAGGGACGCCGACTCGTTCTCGACGTGGGTGCTCGAAGAGGCCGATCGCGTCGTCCGAGTCGAGACGGGGTCGACACGAGGGTTCGACGTCTGA
- a CDS encoding DUF4157 domain-containing protein translates to MGREYASRENYDTGPSGERERTRQSDDSWEWWSGEGDAVRRESAGPGTNPSWEEAEAYYQREIEDTDEYKTLQRMEKRYGRLFDQWVEEGVPTDAMGDRESIQAYRRHKGTPIPWYIDDFNDNSLWRNTTDIFEDDREGRDGQTDVPDSVREVLSSPGRSLNPAVQRAVEERMGDSFGDVRIHTGPKAAAAADELDARAFTVGNHVAFGAGEYDPESVEGQHVLVHELAHVRQQTRGAVSMLPTDAPLSTDREEADPERVAGGITRRVFRATQNGDDDSRSVTIHLQRLNAQNPTSEPLDAWASSFEIVQYVDEDRELLHEAESGSTRIRPSVGDDVTRRLRVDVAELPERDEIGGEYDRNLAVAKVSVGDTEFWMAAASGKRQAGEGDESNPLLPGPFKDERVFDHRADDNDLQSRGMWDSEVKIAEHVIREFDLGSESGEIHIFSERRPCRSCRIVLSALESEFDRGSGESTVSISYGSEYER, encoded by the coding sequence ATGGGGCGAGAGTACGCGTCACGAGAGAACTACGATACCGGACCGTCCGGAGAGCGAGAGCGGACACGTCAGTCGGACGACTCGTGGGAGTGGTGGAGCGGCGAGGGCGACGCCGTCCGGCGTGAGTCCGCTGGCCCTGGTACGAACCCCTCGTGGGAAGAGGCCGAGGCGTACTACCAACGCGAGATCGAGGACACGGACGAGTACAAGACACTCCAGCGGATGGAGAAACGCTACGGACGGCTGTTCGACCAGTGGGTCGAGGAAGGTGTACCGACCGACGCGATGGGAGATCGCGAGAGCATCCAAGCCTACCGCCGGCACAAGGGGACGCCGATTCCGTGGTACATCGACGACTTCAACGACAACTCCCTGTGGCGCAACACCACCGACATCTTCGAGGACGACCGCGAGGGCCGCGACGGACAGACAGACGTGCCCGACTCGGTCCGTGAGGTGCTCAGTTCACCGGGCCGGTCGCTCAATCCGGCGGTCCAACGTGCGGTCGAGGAGCGGATGGGCGATTCGTTCGGTGACGTACGGATTCACACTGGGCCGAAAGCCGCCGCGGCCGCCGACGAACTCGACGCCCGCGCGTTCACCGTGGGCAATCACGTCGCGTTCGGTGCCGGCGAGTACGACCCCGAATCTGTGGAGGGTCAGCACGTACTCGTCCACGAGTTGGCACACGTCCGTCAGCAGACGCGCGGAGCGGTGTCGATGCTACCGACGGACGCGCCACTGTCGACCGATAGAGAGGAAGCGGACCCCGAGAGAGTAGCCGGCGGTATCACTCGTCGAGTTTTCCGTGCCACCCAAAACGGGGACGACGACAGTCGATCTGTCACGATCCACCTCCAGCGACTGAACGCACAGAACCCCACCTCGGAACCACTCGACGCGTGGGCGTCCTCGTTCGAGATCGTTCAGTACGTTGACGAGGATCGGGAGCTGCTACACGAGGCAGAGTCCGGCAGCACGCGGATTCGACCCTCTGTCGGAGACGACGTGACGAGACGACTCCGGGTCGACGTAGCGGAACTCCCCGAACGGGACGAGATCGGCGGGGAGTACGACAGAAATCTTGCCGTAGCGAAGGTTTCGGTAGGAGACACCGAGTTCTGGATGGCTGCGGCCAGCGGGAAGCGGCAGGCTGGAGAGGGCGACGAGAGCAACCCACTGCTACCTGGTCCGTTCAAAGACGAGCGTGTGTTCGACCATCGTGCCGACGACAACGACCTCCAGTCCAGAGGAATGTGGGACAGCGAAGTGAAGATCGCAGAACACGTGATCCGAGAGTTCGATCTCGGTTCCGAGAGTGGTGAGATACACATCTTCTCGGAACGCAGACCGTGTCGCTCGTGCCGGATCGTCCTGAGTGCGCTCGAATCGGAGTTCGATCGAGGGAGTGGCGAATCGACAGTGTCGATCAGCTACGGATCGGAGTACGAGAGATGA